A single genomic interval of Lathyrus oleraceus cultivar Zhongwan6 chromosome 7, CAAS_Psat_ZW6_1.0, whole genome shotgun sequence harbors:
- the LOC127105078 gene encoding disease resistance response protein 206 — MGSKLPLLFVFVMLFALSSAIPNKRKPYKPCKNLVFYFHDILYNGKNAANATSAIVAAPEGVSLTKLAPQSHFGNIIVFDDPITLSHSLSSKQVGRAQGFYIYDTKNTYTSWLSFTFVLNSTHHQGTITFAGADPIVAKTRDISVTGGTGDFFMHRGIATITTDAFEGEAYFRLGVYIKFFECW, encoded by the coding sequence ATGGGTTCCAAACTTCCATTACTATTTGTTTTTGTGATGTTGTTTGCTTTAAGTTCAGCAATTCCAAACAAGAGAAAGCCATATAAACCATGCAAAAACCTAGTCTTTTATTTTCATGACATACTTTACAATGGAAAGAATGCAGCAAATGCAACATCAGCAATAGTAGCAGCTCCAGAAGGTGTTAGTTTAACTAAATTGGCACCTCAATCCCACTTTGGTAACATAATAGTTTTTGATGATCCTATCACATTAAGCCATAGCCTTTCTTCAAAACAAGTTGGAAGAGCACAAGGGTTTTATATTTATgataccaaaaacacatacactTCTTGGCTTAGTTTCACTTTTGTTCTTAATAGCACTCATCATCAAGGAACCATTACTTTTGCTGGAGCTGACCCAATTGTCGCCAAAACTAGAGATATTTCTGTCACTGGTGGTACTGGAGATTTCTTTATGCATAGAGGAATTGCTACTATTACCACTGATGCCTTTGAAGGCGAGGCTTATTTTCGACTTGGTGTTTATATCAAGTTCTTTGAGTGTTGGTAA